The following are from one region of the Corylus avellana chromosome ca1, CavTom2PMs-1.0 genome:
- the LOC132187189 gene encoding G-type lectin S-receptor-like serine/threonine-protein kinase At4g03230 isoform X4, which produces MMTNHQPCLLFALLSILSYYRACFSIAADTLSPAHSLSKSDTIVSQGNNFELGFFKPGTTLKIYLGIWYKGFHEEIVWVANRENPLSSPSSSRLELSENGNLLLFEGSSEIPVWSTNLTFPQLNITEAVLGDNGNFVLRGRSNTSSIFWESFDHPTDTLLPGAKLWARKPQQLISWKNSEDPAPGLFSLGLNPNGTFLEWNRSQIYRTSEVWNGTFLSSLSERSIIFNYTFVSSKNESERYFTYSLHNPSNLARFRIAQTGQIMALVWLPGLSIWSIIGTSPSNLSDVYVLCGAFGVVQYPDNSSNPCECLKGFKPFSMEDIRLNDWSGGCVRKSPLQCENSTYANVKKDWFMKISNMRLPVYSKAYLASNASRCELACMENCSCTAYAYNMNGCMIWEGALLNLLQFPNGGKTGQDIYLKLSAHEYPDLRTKESGQKWRVWVAVLIPATGLILCLSICFSCKGKLKCIDPTKKKMLGWETRIQIIEGIAQGLLYLHQYSRLRIVHRDLKPSNILLDSEMNPKISDFGLARIVGRNETQANTNRIVGTYGYMSPEYAMAGLYSTKSDVFSFGVLVLEIVSGRKNTSFYNNESLNLLRYAWELWKDDQSLDLMEPTIGYPSSTSIMLRFINTGLLCVQESPTDRPTMSDVISMISNEHAPLPTPKQPAFFTGQNMMDTNSAVDSAGNCSKNSVTISAMEAR; this is translated from the exons ATGATGACTAATCACCAGCCATGCCTCTTATTTGCTCTGCTTTCAATCCTGTCTTATTACAGAGCATGCTTCTCCATAGCTGCTGATACCCTTTCACCAGCTCACTCTCTTTCAAAGAGCGACACCATAGTATCTCAAGGTAACAATTTTGAGCTGGGTTTCTTCAAACCAGGCACTACATTAAAAATCTACCTGGGCATATGGTATAAAGGGTTTCATGAGGAAATTGTTTGGGTAGCAAATAGAGAAAACCCTTTGTCTAGCCCATCTTCCTCAAGACTTGAGCTCTCAGAAAATGGCAATCTACTCTTGTTTGAAGGTTCCTCCGAGATCCCAGTTTGGTCGACAAATTTGACATTTCCCCAGTTAAATATAACTGAAGCAGTACTTGGTGATAatggaaattttgttttgagaggTAGATCAAACACCTCTTCTATATTTTGGGAGAGTTTCGACCATCCAACCGATACATTGCTGCCAGGTGCGAAGCTTTGGGCTAGAAAACCACAGCAGCTCATTTCATGGAAAAATTCAGAAGATCCAGCACCTGGTTTGTTCTCGTTGGGGTTAAACCCAAATGGAACTTTCTTAGAGTGGAACAGATCCCAAATCTATAGGACGTCGGAAGTTTGGAATGGAACATTTCTCAGCTCACTTTCTGAAAGGAGCATTATCTTCAACTACACTTTTGTGTCAAGTAAAAATGAAAGTGAGAGATATTTTACTTACTCTCTTCATAATCCTTCTAACCTCGCCAGATTTCGAATTGCCCAAACTGGACAGATTATGGCACTGGTGTGGCTGCCTGGCCTTTCCATTTGGAGTATAATTGGGACTTCACCGAGCAACCTATCTGATGTCTACGTCTTGTGTGGTGCATTTGGCGTGGTACAATACCCTGACAATTCCTCAAACCCTTGTGAGTGTCTAAAAGGTTTCAAACCATTTTCGATGGAAGACATCAGACTAAATGATTGGTCAGGCGGTTGTGTGAGGAAATCTCCTTTGCAATGTGAGAATAGTACGTATGCTAATGTCAAAAAAGATTGGTTCATGAAAATATCAAACATGCGATTGCCTGTTTATTCGAAAGCATATTTGGCCTCGAATGCTAGCAGATGTGAATTGGCTTGCATGGAAAATTGTTCTTGCACAGCTTATGCTTATAATATGAATGGGTGTATGATATGGGAAGGAGCTCTTTTAAACTTACTGCAATTCCCAAATGGTGGCAAGACTGGACAAGATATCTATCTCAAACTTTCTGCTCATGAGTATCCAGATCTGCGTACCAAAG AATCAGGCCAAAAATGGAGAGTGTGGGTAGCTGTGCTGATCCCTGCAACAGGGCTTATCTTATGTCTCTCAATTTGCTTTTCATGCAAGGGAAAGCTCAAATGCATCG ATCCAACCAAGAAAAAGATGTTAGGCTGGGAGACACGCATACAAATTATTGAAGGGATCGCTCAagggcttctttatcttcatcaataTTCAAGGTTACGAATCGTACATAGAGATCTAAAACCTAGTAACATTCTCTTGGATAgtgaaatgaatccaaaaatatcagattttggcttGGCTCGAATAGTTGGACGCAATGAAACACAAGCAAACACAAACCGAATTGTTGGAACTTA TGGCTATATGTCTCCCGAATATGCTATGGCTGGTTTGTACTCAACAAAGTCTGATGTGTTTAGCTTTGGAGTATTGGTGTTAGAGATTGTGAGTGGCAGGAAGAACACTAGCTTCTATAACAATGAGTCACTCAATCTTCTTAGATAT GCTTGGGAGTTGTGGAAAGATGATCAAAGTTTGGACTTGATGGAGCCAACAATAGGATATCCTTCTTCCACTTCTATTATGTTGAGATTCATTAACACTGGCCTTCTCTGTGTCCAAGAAAGCCCAACTGATCGACCTACCATGTCTGATGTAATCTCAATGATTAGCAATGAACATGCACCTTTACCTACACCTAAGCAACCAGCGTTTTTCACAGGCCAAAATATGATGGATACAAATTCTGCAGTTGACAGTGCAGGAAATTGCTCAAAAAATAGTGTAACTATTTCAGCAATGGAAGCCCGATGA
- the LOC132187189 gene encoding receptor-like serine/threonine-protein kinase SD1-7 isoform X2 → MMTNHQPCLLFALLSILSYYRACFSIAADTLSPAHSLSKSDTIVSQGNNFELGFFKPGTTLKIYLGIWYKGFHEEIVWVANRENPLSSPSSSRLELSENGNLLLFEGSSEIPVWSTNLTFPQLNITEAVLGDNGNFVLRGRSNTSSIFWESFDHPTDTLLPGAKLWARKPQQLISWKNSEDPAPGLFSLGLNPNGTFLEWNRSQIYRTSEVWNGTFLSSLSERSIIFNYTFVSSKNESERYFTYSLHNPSNLARFRIAQTGQIMALVWLPGLSIWSIIGTSPSNLSDVYVLCGAFGVVQYPDNSSNPCECLKGFKPFSMEDIRLNDWSGGCVRKSPLQCENSTYANVKKDWFMKISNMRLPVYSKAYLASNASRCELACMENCSCTAYAYNMNGCMIWEGALLNLLQFPNGGKTGQDIYLKLSAHEYPDLRTKGQKWRVWVAVLIPATGLILCLSICFSCKGKLKCIDQTGESPSSNNLLLFDFDTELHANNDGMNTENNKKKREKKDAELPLFSYESVLAATNNFSGVNKLGEGGFGPVYKGKLLRGHEIAVKMLSKRSGQGIEEFRNETILIAKLQHRNLVRLLGCCIERDEKILIYEYMPNKSLDFYLFDPTKKKMLGWETRIQIIEGIAQGLLYLHQYSRLRIVHRDLKPSNILLDSEMNPKISDFGLARIVGRNETQANTNRIVGTYGYMSPEYAMAGLYSTKSDVFSFGVLVLEIVSGRKNTSFYNNESLNLLRYAWELWKDDQSLDLMEPTIGYPSSTSIMLRFINTGLLCVQESPTDRPTMSDVISMISNEHAPLPTPKQPAFFTGQNMMDTNSAVDSAGNCSKNSVTISAMEAR, encoded by the exons ATGATGACTAATCACCAGCCATGCCTCTTATTTGCTCTGCTTTCAATCCTGTCTTATTACAGAGCATGCTTCTCCATAGCTGCTGATACCCTTTCACCAGCTCACTCTCTTTCAAAGAGCGACACCATAGTATCTCAAGGTAACAATTTTGAGCTGGGTTTCTTCAAACCAGGCACTACATTAAAAATCTACCTGGGCATATGGTATAAAGGGTTTCATGAGGAAATTGTTTGGGTAGCAAATAGAGAAAACCCTTTGTCTAGCCCATCTTCCTCAAGACTTGAGCTCTCAGAAAATGGCAATCTACTCTTGTTTGAAGGTTCCTCCGAGATCCCAGTTTGGTCGACAAATTTGACATTTCCCCAGTTAAATATAACTGAAGCAGTACTTGGTGATAatggaaattttgttttgagaggTAGATCAAACACCTCTTCTATATTTTGGGAGAGTTTCGACCATCCAACCGATACATTGCTGCCAGGTGCGAAGCTTTGGGCTAGAAAACCACAGCAGCTCATTTCATGGAAAAATTCAGAAGATCCAGCACCTGGTTTGTTCTCGTTGGGGTTAAACCCAAATGGAACTTTCTTAGAGTGGAACAGATCCCAAATCTATAGGACGTCGGAAGTTTGGAATGGAACATTTCTCAGCTCACTTTCTGAAAGGAGCATTATCTTCAACTACACTTTTGTGTCAAGTAAAAATGAAAGTGAGAGATATTTTACTTACTCTCTTCATAATCCTTCTAACCTCGCCAGATTTCGAATTGCCCAAACTGGACAGATTATGGCACTGGTGTGGCTGCCTGGCCTTTCCATTTGGAGTATAATTGGGACTTCACCGAGCAACCTATCTGATGTCTACGTCTTGTGTGGTGCATTTGGCGTGGTACAATACCCTGACAATTCCTCAAACCCTTGTGAGTGTCTAAAAGGTTTCAAACCATTTTCGATGGAAGACATCAGACTAAATGATTGGTCAGGCGGTTGTGTGAGGAAATCTCCTTTGCAATGTGAGAATAGTACGTATGCTAATGTCAAAAAAGATTGGTTCATGAAAATATCAAACATGCGATTGCCTGTTTATTCGAAAGCATATTTGGCCTCGAATGCTAGCAGATGTGAATTGGCTTGCATGGAAAATTGTTCTTGCACAGCTTATGCTTATAATATGAATGGGTGTATGATATGGGAAGGAGCTCTTTTAAACTTACTGCAATTCCCAAATGGTGGCAAGACTGGACAAGATATCTATCTCAAACTTTCTGCTCATGAGTATCCAGATCTGCGTACCAAAG GCCAAAAATGGAGAGTGTGGGTAGCTGTGCTGATCCCTGCAACAGGGCTTATCTTATGTCTCTCAATTTGCTTTTCATGCAAGGGAAAGCTCAAATGCATCG ATCAAACAGGAGAGAGCCCTTCAAGTAATAATCtactattatttgattttgatactGAACTCCATGCAAACAATGATGGAATGAACaccgaaaataataaaaagaaacgaGAGAAGAAGGATGCTGAGTTACCATTATTCAGTTATGAGAGTGTATTAGCTGCAACAAATAATTTCTCAGGTGTGAATAaacttggagaaggaggttttggacCTGTCTACAAG GGAAAATTACTCCGAGGACATGAAATTGCAGTGAAAATGCTTTCAAAAAGATCTGGACAGGGAATTGAGGAGTTCAGAAATGAGACAATACTAATTGCAAAACTTCAACATAGAAATCTTGTCAGACTCTTAGGTTGTTGTATCGAGCGAGATGAaaagatattaatatatgagtACATGCCCAATAAAAGTTTGGACTTCTACCTTTTTG ATCCAACCAAGAAAAAGATGTTAGGCTGGGAGACACGCATACAAATTATTGAAGGGATCGCTCAagggcttctttatcttcatcaataTTCAAGGTTACGAATCGTACATAGAGATCTAAAACCTAGTAACATTCTCTTGGATAgtgaaatgaatccaaaaatatcagattttggcttGGCTCGAATAGTTGGACGCAATGAAACACAAGCAAACACAAACCGAATTGTTGGAACTTA TGGCTATATGTCTCCCGAATATGCTATGGCTGGTTTGTACTCAACAAAGTCTGATGTGTTTAGCTTTGGAGTATTGGTGTTAGAGATTGTGAGTGGCAGGAAGAACACTAGCTTCTATAACAATGAGTCACTCAATCTTCTTAGATAT GCTTGGGAGTTGTGGAAAGATGATCAAAGTTTGGACTTGATGGAGCCAACAATAGGATATCCTTCTTCCACTTCTATTATGTTGAGATTCATTAACACTGGCCTTCTCTGTGTCCAAGAAAGCCCAACTGATCGACCTACCATGTCTGATGTAATCTCAATGATTAGCAATGAACATGCACCTTTACCTACACCTAAGCAACCAGCGTTTTTCACAGGCCAAAATATGATGGATACAAATTCTGCAGTTGACAGTGCAGGAAATTGCTCAAAAAATAGTGTAACTATTTCAGCAATGGAAGCCCGATGA
- the LOC132170536 gene encoding G-type lectin S-receptor-like serine/threonine-protein kinase At2g19130, with translation MTRKPWLLFALLLIMSYYRACFSTAGDTLSPGHSLSESDTILSKAIKFELDPAPGVFSLGLNPNGSNQFFLEWNKSQIYWSSDVWNETSFSVVHDKSFIFNCTFVSSEYESERYFTYSLYNPSNLAKYRVDQTGQIKAHVWQSGVSIWTTFRSGPTNYSVVYALCGAFGVVQYLDNLLLFDFDIELYVINDGNNTDSNLKKREKDAELSLFSYESILAATNNFSAVNKLGERGFGLVYKGKLLRGQEIEVKMLSKRSGQGIEEFRNETILIAKLQHRNLVSS, from the exons ATGACGAGGAAGCCATGGCTCTTATTTGCTCTGCTTCTAATCATGTCTTATTACAGAGCATGCTTTTCCACAGCTGGTGATACCCTTTCACCAGGTCACTCTCTTTCAGAGAGCGACACCATATTATCTAAAGCTATCAAATTTGAGCTCG ATCCAGCACCTGGTGTGTTCTCCTTGGGGTTAAACCCAAATGGAAGCAATCAATTTTTCTTAGAGTGGAACAAATCCCAAATTTATTGGAGTTCTGATGTTTGGAATGAAACATCTTTCAGCGTAGTTCATGACAAGAGCTTTATCTTCAACTGCACTTTTGTGTCAAGTGAATATGAAAGTGAGAGATATTTTACTTACTCTCTTTATAATCCTTCTAATCTCGCTAAATATCGGGTTGACCAAACGGGACAAATCAAGGCACATGTGTGGCAGTCTGGCGTCTCCATTTGGACTACATTTCGTTCTGGACCGACGAATTATTCTGTAGTGTATGCTTTGTGTGGTGCATTTGGCGTGGTACAATACCTTGACAATTTACTATTATTTGATTTCGATATTGAACTTTATGTGATCAATGATGGAAATAATACTGACAGtaatttgaagaaaagagagaaggatGCTGAGTTATCATTATTCAGTTACGAGAGTATCTTAGCTGCAACTAATAATTTTTCAGCTGTGAATAAGCTTGGAGAAAGAGGGTTTGGACTTGTTTATAAA GGAAAATTACTTAGAGGGCAGGAAATTGAAGTGAAGATGCTTTCAAAAAGATCTGGACAGGGAATTGAAGAGTTTAGAAATGAGACAATACTAATTGCAAAACTCCAGCATAGAAATCTTGTTAGCTCTTAG
- the LOC132187189 gene encoding receptor-like serine/threonine-protein kinase SD1-8 isoform X3 — MMTNHQPCLLFALLSILSYYRACFSIAADTLSPAHSLSKSDTIVSQGNNFELGFFKPGTTLKIYLGIWYKGFHEEIVWVANRENPLSSPSSSRLELSENGNLLLFEGSSEIPVWSTNLTFPQLNITEAVLGDNGNFVLRGRSNTSSIFWESFDHPTDTLLPGAKLWARKPQQLISWKNSEDPAPGLFSLGLNPNGTFLEWNRSQIYRTSEVWNGTFLSSLSERSIIFNYTFVSSKNESERYFTYSLHNPSNLARFRIAQTGQIMALVWLPGLSIWSIIGTSPSNLSDVYVLCGAFGVVQYPDNSSNPCECLKGFKPFSMEDIRLNDWSGGCVRKSPLQCENSTYANVKKDWFMKISNMRLPVYSKAYLASNASRCELACMENCSCTAYAYNMNGCMIWEGALLNLLQFPNGGKTGQDIYLKLSAHEYPDLRTKESGQKWRVWVAVLIPATGLILCLSICFSCKGKLKCIGESPSSNNLLLFDFDTELHANNDGMNTENNKKKREKKDAELPLFSYESVLAATNNFSGVNKLGEGGFGPVYKGKLLRGHEIAVKMLSKRSGQGIEEFRNETILIAKLQHRNLVRLLGCCIERDEKILIYEYMPNKSLDFYLFDPTKKKMLGWETRIQIIEGIAQGLLYLHQYSRLRIVHRDLKPSNILLDSEMNPKISDFGLARIVGRNETQANTNRIVGTYGYMSPEYAMAGLYSTKSDVFSFGVLVLEIVSGRKNTSFYNNESLNLLRYAWELWKDDQSLDLMEPTIGYPSSTSIMLRFINTGLLCVQESPTDRPTMSDVISMISNEHAPLPTPKQPAFFTGQNMMDTNSAVDSAGNCSKNSVTISAMEAR, encoded by the exons ATGATGACTAATCACCAGCCATGCCTCTTATTTGCTCTGCTTTCAATCCTGTCTTATTACAGAGCATGCTTCTCCATAGCTGCTGATACCCTTTCACCAGCTCACTCTCTTTCAAAGAGCGACACCATAGTATCTCAAGGTAACAATTTTGAGCTGGGTTTCTTCAAACCAGGCACTACATTAAAAATCTACCTGGGCATATGGTATAAAGGGTTTCATGAGGAAATTGTTTGGGTAGCAAATAGAGAAAACCCTTTGTCTAGCCCATCTTCCTCAAGACTTGAGCTCTCAGAAAATGGCAATCTACTCTTGTTTGAAGGTTCCTCCGAGATCCCAGTTTGGTCGACAAATTTGACATTTCCCCAGTTAAATATAACTGAAGCAGTACTTGGTGATAatggaaattttgttttgagaggTAGATCAAACACCTCTTCTATATTTTGGGAGAGTTTCGACCATCCAACCGATACATTGCTGCCAGGTGCGAAGCTTTGGGCTAGAAAACCACAGCAGCTCATTTCATGGAAAAATTCAGAAGATCCAGCACCTGGTTTGTTCTCGTTGGGGTTAAACCCAAATGGAACTTTCTTAGAGTGGAACAGATCCCAAATCTATAGGACGTCGGAAGTTTGGAATGGAACATTTCTCAGCTCACTTTCTGAAAGGAGCATTATCTTCAACTACACTTTTGTGTCAAGTAAAAATGAAAGTGAGAGATATTTTACTTACTCTCTTCATAATCCTTCTAACCTCGCCAGATTTCGAATTGCCCAAACTGGACAGATTATGGCACTGGTGTGGCTGCCTGGCCTTTCCATTTGGAGTATAATTGGGACTTCACCGAGCAACCTATCTGATGTCTACGTCTTGTGTGGTGCATTTGGCGTGGTACAATACCCTGACAATTCCTCAAACCCTTGTGAGTGTCTAAAAGGTTTCAAACCATTTTCGATGGAAGACATCAGACTAAATGATTGGTCAGGCGGTTGTGTGAGGAAATCTCCTTTGCAATGTGAGAATAGTACGTATGCTAATGTCAAAAAAGATTGGTTCATGAAAATATCAAACATGCGATTGCCTGTTTATTCGAAAGCATATTTGGCCTCGAATGCTAGCAGATGTGAATTGGCTTGCATGGAAAATTGTTCTTGCACAGCTTATGCTTATAATATGAATGGGTGTATGATATGGGAAGGAGCTCTTTTAAACTTACTGCAATTCCCAAATGGTGGCAAGACTGGACAAGATATCTATCTCAAACTTTCTGCTCATGAGTATCCAGATCTGCGTACCAAAG AATCAGGCCAAAAATGGAGAGTGTGGGTAGCTGTGCTGATCCCTGCAACAGGGCTTATCTTATGTCTCTCAATTTGCTTTTCATGCAAGGGAAAGCTCAAATGCATCG GAGAGAGCCCTTCAAGTAATAATCtactattatttgattttgatactGAACTCCATGCAAACAATGATGGAATGAACaccgaaaataataaaaagaaacgaGAGAAGAAGGATGCTGAGTTACCATTATTCAGTTATGAGAGTGTATTAGCTGCAACAAATAATTTCTCAGGTGTGAATAaacttggagaaggaggttttggacCTGTCTACAAG GGAAAATTACTCCGAGGACATGAAATTGCAGTGAAAATGCTTTCAAAAAGATCTGGACAGGGAATTGAGGAGTTCAGAAATGAGACAATACTAATTGCAAAACTTCAACATAGAAATCTTGTCAGACTCTTAGGTTGTTGTATCGAGCGAGATGAaaagatattaatatatgagtACATGCCCAATAAAAGTTTGGACTTCTACCTTTTTG ATCCAACCAAGAAAAAGATGTTAGGCTGGGAGACACGCATACAAATTATTGAAGGGATCGCTCAagggcttctttatcttcatcaataTTCAAGGTTACGAATCGTACATAGAGATCTAAAACCTAGTAACATTCTCTTGGATAgtgaaatgaatccaaaaatatcagattttggcttGGCTCGAATAGTTGGACGCAATGAAACACAAGCAAACACAAACCGAATTGTTGGAACTTA TGGCTATATGTCTCCCGAATATGCTATGGCTGGTTTGTACTCAACAAAGTCTGATGTGTTTAGCTTTGGAGTATTGGTGTTAGAGATTGTGAGTGGCAGGAAGAACACTAGCTTCTATAACAATGAGTCACTCAATCTTCTTAGATAT GCTTGGGAGTTGTGGAAAGATGATCAAAGTTTGGACTTGATGGAGCCAACAATAGGATATCCTTCTTCCACTTCTATTATGTTGAGATTCATTAACACTGGCCTTCTCTGTGTCCAAGAAAGCCCAACTGATCGACCTACCATGTCTGATGTAATCTCAATGATTAGCAATGAACATGCACCTTTACCTACACCTAAGCAACCAGCGTTTTTCACAGGCCAAAATATGATGGATACAAATTCTGCAGTTGACAGTGCAGGAAATTGCTCAAAAAATAGTGTAACTATTTCAGCAATGGAAGCCCGATGA
- the LOC132187189 gene encoding receptor-like serine/threonine-protein kinase SD1-7 isoform X1 yields MMTNHQPCLLFALLSILSYYRACFSIAADTLSPAHSLSKSDTIVSQGNNFELGFFKPGTTLKIYLGIWYKGFHEEIVWVANRENPLSSPSSSRLELSENGNLLLFEGSSEIPVWSTNLTFPQLNITEAVLGDNGNFVLRGRSNTSSIFWESFDHPTDTLLPGAKLWARKPQQLISWKNSEDPAPGLFSLGLNPNGTFLEWNRSQIYRTSEVWNGTFLSSLSERSIIFNYTFVSSKNESERYFTYSLHNPSNLARFRIAQTGQIMALVWLPGLSIWSIIGTSPSNLSDVYVLCGAFGVVQYPDNSSNPCECLKGFKPFSMEDIRLNDWSGGCVRKSPLQCENSTYANVKKDWFMKISNMRLPVYSKAYLASNASRCELACMENCSCTAYAYNMNGCMIWEGALLNLLQFPNGGKTGQDIYLKLSAHEYPDLRTKESGQKWRVWVAVLIPATGLILCLSICFSCKGKLKCIDQTGESPSSNNLLLFDFDTELHANNDGMNTENNKKKREKKDAELPLFSYESVLAATNNFSGVNKLGEGGFGPVYKGKLLRGHEIAVKMLSKRSGQGIEEFRNETILIAKLQHRNLVRLLGCCIERDEKILIYEYMPNKSLDFYLFDPTKKKMLGWETRIQIIEGIAQGLLYLHQYSRLRIVHRDLKPSNILLDSEMNPKISDFGLARIVGRNETQANTNRIVGTYGYMSPEYAMAGLYSTKSDVFSFGVLVLEIVSGRKNTSFYNNESLNLLRYAWELWKDDQSLDLMEPTIGYPSSTSIMLRFINTGLLCVQESPTDRPTMSDVISMISNEHAPLPTPKQPAFFTGQNMMDTNSAVDSAGNCSKNSVTISAMEAR; encoded by the exons ATGATGACTAATCACCAGCCATGCCTCTTATTTGCTCTGCTTTCAATCCTGTCTTATTACAGAGCATGCTTCTCCATAGCTGCTGATACCCTTTCACCAGCTCACTCTCTTTCAAAGAGCGACACCATAGTATCTCAAGGTAACAATTTTGAGCTGGGTTTCTTCAAACCAGGCACTACATTAAAAATCTACCTGGGCATATGGTATAAAGGGTTTCATGAGGAAATTGTTTGGGTAGCAAATAGAGAAAACCCTTTGTCTAGCCCATCTTCCTCAAGACTTGAGCTCTCAGAAAATGGCAATCTACTCTTGTTTGAAGGTTCCTCCGAGATCCCAGTTTGGTCGACAAATTTGACATTTCCCCAGTTAAATATAACTGAAGCAGTACTTGGTGATAatggaaattttgttttgagaggTAGATCAAACACCTCTTCTATATTTTGGGAGAGTTTCGACCATCCAACCGATACATTGCTGCCAGGTGCGAAGCTTTGGGCTAGAAAACCACAGCAGCTCATTTCATGGAAAAATTCAGAAGATCCAGCACCTGGTTTGTTCTCGTTGGGGTTAAACCCAAATGGAACTTTCTTAGAGTGGAACAGATCCCAAATCTATAGGACGTCGGAAGTTTGGAATGGAACATTTCTCAGCTCACTTTCTGAAAGGAGCATTATCTTCAACTACACTTTTGTGTCAAGTAAAAATGAAAGTGAGAGATATTTTACTTACTCTCTTCATAATCCTTCTAACCTCGCCAGATTTCGAATTGCCCAAACTGGACAGATTATGGCACTGGTGTGGCTGCCTGGCCTTTCCATTTGGAGTATAATTGGGACTTCACCGAGCAACCTATCTGATGTCTACGTCTTGTGTGGTGCATTTGGCGTGGTACAATACCCTGACAATTCCTCAAACCCTTGTGAGTGTCTAAAAGGTTTCAAACCATTTTCGATGGAAGACATCAGACTAAATGATTGGTCAGGCGGTTGTGTGAGGAAATCTCCTTTGCAATGTGAGAATAGTACGTATGCTAATGTCAAAAAAGATTGGTTCATGAAAATATCAAACATGCGATTGCCTGTTTATTCGAAAGCATATTTGGCCTCGAATGCTAGCAGATGTGAATTGGCTTGCATGGAAAATTGTTCTTGCACAGCTTATGCTTATAATATGAATGGGTGTATGATATGGGAAGGAGCTCTTTTAAACTTACTGCAATTCCCAAATGGTGGCAAGACTGGACAAGATATCTATCTCAAACTTTCTGCTCATGAGTATCCAGATCTGCGTACCAAAG AATCAGGCCAAAAATGGAGAGTGTGGGTAGCTGTGCTGATCCCTGCAACAGGGCTTATCTTATGTCTCTCAATTTGCTTTTCATGCAAGGGAAAGCTCAAATGCATCG ATCAAACAGGAGAGAGCCCTTCAAGTAATAATCtactattatttgattttgatactGAACTCCATGCAAACAATGATGGAATGAACaccgaaaataataaaaagaaacgaGAGAAGAAGGATGCTGAGTTACCATTATTCAGTTATGAGAGTGTATTAGCTGCAACAAATAATTTCTCAGGTGTGAATAaacttggagaaggaggttttggacCTGTCTACAAG GGAAAATTACTCCGAGGACATGAAATTGCAGTGAAAATGCTTTCAAAAAGATCTGGACAGGGAATTGAGGAGTTCAGAAATGAGACAATACTAATTGCAAAACTTCAACATAGAAATCTTGTCAGACTCTTAGGTTGTTGTATCGAGCGAGATGAaaagatattaatatatgagtACATGCCCAATAAAAGTTTGGACTTCTACCTTTTTG ATCCAACCAAGAAAAAGATGTTAGGCTGGGAGACACGCATACAAATTATTGAAGGGATCGCTCAagggcttctttatcttcatcaataTTCAAGGTTACGAATCGTACATAGAGATCTAAAACCTAGTAACATTCTCTTGGATAgtgaaatgaatccaaaaatatcagattttggcttGGCTCGAATAGTTGGACGCAATGAAACACAAGCAAACACAAACCGAATTGTTGGAACTTA TGGCTATATGTCTCCCGAATATGCTATGGCTGGTTTGTACTCAACAAAGTCTGATGTGTTTAGCTTTGGAGTATTGGTGTTAGAGATTGTGAGTGGCAGGAAGAACACTAGCTTCTATAACAATGAGTCACTCAATCTTCTTAGATAT GCTTGGGAGTTGTGGAAAGATGATCAAAGTTTGGACTTGATGGAGCCAACAATAGGATATCCTTCTTCCACTTCTATTATGTTGAGATTCATTAACACTGGCCTTCTCTGTGTCCAAGAAAGCCCAACTGATCGACCTACCATGTCTGATGTAATCTCAATGATTAGCAATGAACATGCACCTTTACCTACACCTAAGCAACCAGCGTTTTTCACAGGCCAAAATATGATGGATACAAATTCTGCAGTTGACAGTGCAGGAAATTGCTCAAAAAATAGTGTAACTATTTCAGCAATGGAAGCCCGATGA